From Mycobacterium colombiense CECT 3035:
GCGGTCAAGCCCATCCACCCGGAGCTCGAGGAGCCGCTGCGCGAGATCCTGGCCGAGACGCACGGCCTGATCGTCTATCAAGAGCAGATCATGTTCATCGCCCAGAAGGTCGCCTCCTACACGATGGGCAAAGCCGACGCGCTGCGCAAGGCGATGGGTAAGAAGAAGCTCGAGGTGCTCGAGGCCGAGTACAAGGGCTTCTACGAAGGCATGACCGCCAACGGCTTCTCCGAAAAAGCGGTGAAAGCGTTGTGGGACACCATCCTTCCGTTCGCCGGGTACGCGTTCAACAAGTCGCACGCGGCGGGCTACGGCCTGGTCTCCTATTGGACGGCCTACCTGAAGGCCAACTATCCGGCCGAGTACATGGCCGGCCTGCTGACCTCGGTCGGCGACGACAAGGACAAGGCCGCGGTGTATCTGGCCGACTGCCGCAAGCTCGGCATCACGGTGCTGCCGCCGGACGTCAACGAGTCCCTGGTGAACTTCGCCTCGGTGGGGCAGGACATCCGGTTCGGGCTGGGCGCGGTGCGTAACGTCGGCGCCAACGTGGTCGGCTCGCTGATCAGCACCCGCAACGGCAAGGGCAAGTTCACCGACTTCTCGGACTACCTCAACAAGATCGACGTCGCGGCCTGCAACAAGAAGGTCACCGAGTCGTTGATCAAGGCGGGCGCGTTCGACTCGCTGGGGCATGCCCGCAAGGGCCTGTTCCTGGTGCACACCGACGCGGTCGACTCGGTGCTGGGCACCAAGAAGGCCGAGGCGATGGGCCAGTTCGACCTGTTCGGCGGCGACGAGGGGTGCACCGAATCGGTGTTCAACATCAAGGTGCCCGACGACGAATGGGAGGACAAGCACAAGCTCGCGCTGGAGCGGGAGATGCTGGGCCTGTACGTGTCCGGGCACCCGCTCAACCAGGTGGCGCACCTGCTGACCGCGCAGGTCGACACCCAGATCCCGGCCATCCTCGACGGCGATGTGCCCAACGACGCCCAGGTGCGGGTGGGGGGCATCCTCGCCTCGGTCAACCGGCGGGTCAACAAGAACGGAATGCCTTGGGCGTCAGCCCAATTAGAGGATCTCACCGGTGGGATCGAGGTGATGTTCTTCCCCCAGGCGTACTCCGTCTACGGGGCCGACATCGCCGACGACGTCGTGGTGCTGATCAAGGCGAAGGTGTCGCTGCGCGACGACCGGGTCGCGCTGATCGCCAACGAGCTTGTGGTGCCCGACTTCTCCAACGCGCAGCCGAACCGGCCGCTGGCGGTCAGCCTGCCGACGCGGCAGTGCACCATCGACAAAGTCACCGCGCTCAAGCAGGTGCTGGCCCGTCACCCCGGCACGGCGCAGGTGCATCTGCGCCTGATCAGTGGGGACCGGATCACCACGCTGGAATTGGATGCGTCCCTTCGGGTTACGCCCTCGCCGGCGCTGATGGGGGACCTCAAGGCGCTGCTGGGCCCGGGCTGCCTGGGCGGCTAGCGCGAACGGCTATCCGGCCAATCGCGACGCCGCCCGGTGGTCGTGGGTCGGGATGATCGTCACGGTGTGCCGCGCCAGGTGCAGGCGCTGCAGGGTTCTGAACGTCTCCTCGCGATCCTCGTCCACCAAATTGCCGGGGTAGCTTGCCTTCTGACGGACCTTGTCGATCTGCAAGTGGTGCCACGCGGCGTCGCCGGCGATGAGGATCCAGCCCCGCGCGGTGTGGGCCAGCACACCGACACTGCCCGGCGTGTGGCCGGCCAGGTCCACCAGCACGACCGAACCGTCACCGAAGAGGTCGTGGCTGGCGGTGAAGGTCAGCACCGGCGGACCGTCCAGGTCGTAGTCGTTGACGGGCCGGCCGAGCAGCGAATCGCGCACGCCGCCGACGGGCGCGACGGGACCCGAACCGACCCAATCGTGTTCGCGGCGGTGCAGGTGCACCGGAAGGCCCGGCAGGTCCAGCAGGCCCGACACGTGGTCCCAGTGCGCGTGGGTGGGGAGCGCGAAATCCAGGCGTGGCGCGTCGGGCAACCGGTTCAGCGCGGTGCGGGTGGGGATGGTCGAGGCGGGCGGGCGGACCGCGACCCGCAGCACGGCGGGCAGCTGGGCGATCGCGCGTCGCTCGACGTCGACGCACACCGCGGGGTCGACGATGAACGTCGCCTCCGGGTGGGTGACGACGAACGACGTGAGCGAGTTCTCGACGCGCGCCGGGGTGAAGGTGCCCTCGACGATGGCGGCGGTCGGCACCGGGCGCGGCACCTGCGGCAGCGCACTCACCGTCACGGTAGTACCGGGAGCCGGGAGGCCGGCGTCGACGACGCCGCGCAGGAACCTCTCGTCGGGCCGCTTCGGGCGCACCATGCCGAGCGCCAATCCCGCTGCGGCGCCGCAGCATTGGCGGAGGCCGGGGGAGCGGACGGGGTCGGACACCAGTGCCCGCGTCATGGCAGTTCCACCCGCACGATGACGCTGTCCGGCCACACCCCGCGGTCGCGGGCGCGCCGCAACTTCTCGCGCGCGCACAGGTCTTGGTGGACGTTGGTCACGCCGGGCACCTTGATCAGCGGGACGATGTTCCACTGCCAGCCGT
This genomic window contains:
- a CDS encoding MBL fold metallo-hydrolase, whose protein sequence is MTRALVSDPVRSPGLRQCCGAAAGLALGMVRPKRPDERFLRGVVDAGLPAPGTTVTVSALPQVPRPVPTAAIVEGTFTPARVENSLTSFVVTHPEATFIVDPAVCVDVERRAIAQLPAVLRVAVRPPASTIPTRTALNRLPDAPRLDFALPTHAHWDHVSGLLDLPGLPVHLHRREHDWVGSGPVAPVGGVRDSLLGRPVNDYDLDGPPVLTFTASHDLFGDGSVVLVDLAGHTPGSVGVLAHTARGWILIAGDAAWHHLQIDKVRQKASYPGNLVDEDREETFRTLQRLHLARHTVTIIPTHDHRAASRLAG